A part of Thiomicrorhabdus sediminis genomic DNA contains:
- a CDS encoding host attachment protein, which produces MSKIIGYVLLADLGKIKVFTIQQTEQKTVSLQAYQSIESIEGHGKLSEIYSDKSGDYNNSTAGGSSSYETKSDLERTNRVVDGLAEFINQFAEQNKEKLYLSLSSPIHAQVEKKLKTSTTEKIKAFLTKDLTKQNVDTVMQAFAL; this is translated from the coding sequence ATGAGCAAAATCATCGGTTATGTCCTACTTGCTGACCTTGGCAAAATCAAAGTATTCACCATCCAACAAACAGAACAAAAAACCGTCTCTCTACAGGCCTACCAATCTATTGAAAGCATTGAAGGACACGGCAAGCTCAGTGAAATCTACAGCGACAAATCAGGCGACTACAACAACTCCACCGCCGGAGGCAGCAGCTCCTACGAAACCAAAAGCGATCTGGAACGCACCAACCGAGTGGTAGACGGCCTCGCGGAATTCATCAACCAATTCGCCGAACAGAACAAAGAAAAACTCTACCTCTCGCTTTCGAGCCCGATTCACGCTCAGGTGGAAAAGAAACTCAAAACCAGCACCACAGAAAAAATCAAAGCCTTTCTAACCAAAGACCTCACCAAACAAAACGTCGATACGGTTATGCAAGCCTTTGCACTATAA
- a CDS encoding cold-shock protein, which translates to MSNTVTGTVKWFNETKGFGFIAQESGPDVFAHFSAIQGDGFKTLAEGQQVEFSVTQGPKGPQAENIVAV; encoded by the coding sequence ATGTCTAATACAGTTACAGGAACCGTTAAGTGGTTCAACGAAACAAAAGGTTTTGGTTTTATTGCACAAGAGTCTGGTCCAGACGTCTTCGCTCACTTCAGCGCTATCCAGGGCGACGGTTTCAAAACTCTAGCAGAAGGTCAGCAGGTAGAATTTAGCGTGACTCAAGGGCCAAAAGGGCCACAAGCTGAGAACATTGTAGCGGTTTAA
- a CDS encoding MBL fold metallo-hydrolase: MASQFELLVLGSGAGASAVYDNLTSSSFMLCHKGEPFCLVDLGLGVGQAVLQYFGCFPKQVIISHNHSDHAGDLPVVLRVELAQENKMRVICHANVAQRLKSSRIAEHLEQLSADELASWQALDDNQSVAIGHGLSIEFFPGVHSETSYGFVLTDDVGTKRLSYSADSTLCLSLYETLSQAEVFIMDARAQENRWHASFAEVKPWLTDKRYILGHGLTPEEAQRQYPDLPLLLAGQRIQF, translated from the coding sequence ATGGCATCACAATTCGAATTGTTGGTTTTAGGTAGTGGGGCGGGAGCTTCAGCGGTTTATGATAATTTAACCAGCAGTAGTTTTATGCTTTGCCATAAGGGTGAGCCTTTTTGCCTGGTCGACTTGGGGTTGGGTGTGGGCCAAGCCGTTCTGCAATATTTCGGCTGTTTTCCCAAGCAAGTCATTATTAGCCATAATCATTCAGATCATGCCGGCGACCTTCCTGTGGTATTGCGTGTAGAGCTGGCGCAGGAAAACAAAATGCGGGTCATCTGTCACGCAAATGTCGCACAAAGATTGAAAAGCTCTCGTATCGCCGAGCATCTAGAGCAGTTGAGCGCAGATGAATTGGCAAGCTGGCAAGCTCTGGACGATAATCAAAGCGTGGCGATCGGTCATGGTTTGTCTATTGAGTTTTTTCCCGGTGTCCATTCGGAAACCAGTTACGGTTTTGTCCTGACCGATGATGTCGGCACAAAGCGGTTGTCCTATAGCGCAGACTCAACCCTATGCCTTTCTTTATATGAAACCTTGTCACAGGCCGAAGTTTTCATTATGGATGCACGTGCGCAAGAAAACCGTTGGCATGCCAGTTTTGCAGAAGTGAAGCCGTGGTTGACCGATAAGCGTTATATTTTAGGTCATGGTTTAACCCCTGAAGAAGCGCAGAGGCAATATCCCGATTTGCCTTTATTGCTTGCGGGGCAACGCATTCAGTTTTGA
- a CDS encoding CPXCG motif-containing cysteine-rich protein, translating into MQAITTLTVRCPYCGEIIEAVIDCSVAQQEYIEDCEVCCRPIVFKVSINESGEPDVAVFSEND; encoded by the coding sequence ATGCAAGCCATTACGACCTTAACAGTGCGGTGTCCTTATTGCGGTGAAATCATCGAGGCGGTGATTGATTGTTCGGTGGCCCAGCAAGAGTATATCGAGGATTGTGAAGTCTGTTGTCGACCGATCGTTTTCAAGGTATCGATCAATGAATCCGGTGAGCCTGATGTGGCGGTATTTTCGGAAAACGATTAG
- a CDS encoding BCCT family transporter — protein MQDEQPLIDTDYEVGQDNVQVLGLDIHNPVFLASSALILTFVVATLMVPEAANNTLNAAKTWSIENFDWLFMIGGNIFVLFSLFIILSPMGRIRLGGKQAKPQYSRLSWFSMLFAAGMGIGLMFWSVAEPLAYYTDWWGTPLNVDPNTPQAADMAMGATMFHWGLHPWAMYGIVGLALGFFAYNHDLPFTVRSTFYPLLGERVWGPIGDFIDILAVLATIFGLATSLGFGAQQAAGGIEYLFDIPATTNVQIAIIIGVTAIAIFSVMRGVNGGVRVLSNINMSMAALLLLFVLIVGPTLAILGTIYSTTTSYATEILSLSNWIGREDDKFYTGWTVFYWAWWISWSPFVGIFIARISKGRTIREFLIAVMLVPTVVSIIWMSVFGGSVLEQVQAGVGPLADGLDKVELAMFQMLHELPLAQITSFVAIVLVLVFFITSSDSGSLVIDSITAGGQTKTPYTQRVFWAVLEGIIAGALLFIGGKEALSALQAGAITTGLPFTIVLLAMCVSLYIGLRHEVKNNL, from the coding sequence ATGCAAGATGAACAGCCATTAATTGACACCGACTATGAGGTCGGCCAAGACAATGTCCAAGTACTTGGCCTTGATATTCACAACCCTGTTTTCCTCGCTTCTTCAGCACTGATTCTTACCTTTGTTGTCGCCACCTTGATGGTTCCCGAAGCCGCCAATAACACACTCAACGCCGCCAAAACCTGGTCCATTGAAAACTTCGACTGGCTCTTTATGATCGGCGGCAATATTTTTGTATTATTCAGCCTGTTTATTATTCTTAGCCCAATGGGAAGAATTCGCTTGGGTGGCAAGCAAGCAAAACCACAATACTCACGCCTATCATGGTTTTCCATGCTGTTTGCCGCCGGCATGGGAATCGGCTTGATGTTTTGGAGTGTTGCCGAACCCTTGGCCTATTACACCGATTGGTGGGGAACGCCATTAAATGTCGATCCCAATACCCCGCAAGCGGCCGATATGGCAATGGGGGCGACCATGTTTCACTGGGGGCTCCACCCTTGGGCAATGTATGGCATAGTCGGTTTGGCGCTCGGCTTTTTTGCCTATAACCACGATTTACCCTTTACCGTGCGCTCGACCTTCTACCCTCTTTTAGGGGAGCGTGTCTGGGGACCGATCGGCGACTTTATCGATATTCTTGCTGTACTCGCGACCATTTTCGGTCTGGCGACCTCGCTAGGCTTTGGTGCTCAACAAGCCGCCGGCGGTATCGAATATCTGTTTGATATTCCCGCCACCACCAATGTACAAATCGCCATTATTATCGGGGTCACCGCTATCGCTATCTTTTCTGTAATGCGCGGAGTCAATGGCGGCGTTCGAGTTTTGAGCAATATCAATATGTCGATGGCGGCACTGCTGCTTCTGTTTGTACTGATTGTCGGGCCAACACTGGCCATCCTGGGCACGATTTACAGCACCACGACCAGTTATGCCACAGAGATTCTGTCACTAAGTAACTGGATTGGTCGCGAAGACGATAAATTCTACACCGGCTGGACCGTGTTCTACTGGGCATGGTGGATTTCATGGTCACCATTTGTCGGGATTTTTATCGCCCGTATCTCCAAAGGCCGCACTATTCGTGAGTTTCTGATCGCAGTAATGTTAGTCCCAACCGTGGTATCGATTATCTGGATGTCGGTTTTCGGCGGCTCGGTCTTGGAGCAGGTTCAAGCCGGTGTCGGACCTTTGGCAGATGGCTTGGATAAGGTTGAATTGGCGATGTTCCAAATGTTGCATGAATTGCCGTTAGCGCAAATCACCTCATTTGTCGCCATTGTTCTGGTGCTGGTGTTTTTTATCACCTCATCCGATTCCGGTTCATTGGTGATCGACAGCATTACTGCCGGAGGACAAACCAAAACGCCTTATACACAACGCGTGTTTTGGGCGGTTTTGGAAGGTATCATTGCCGGGGCCTTATTGTTTATTGGCGGTAAGGAGGCATTAAGCGCCCTGCAAGCTGGAGCCATTACCACTGGACTGCCCTTCACCATAGTGCTACTGGCAATGTGTGTCAGCCTTTATATCGGCTTGCGCCATGAGGTCAAAAATAACCTTTAA
- a CDS encoding diguanylate cyclase: protein MSTFFSFARFKTLLSLSLLLWLAWSTHAYAQVSTEAPTIDWQLYSIDDNQRFNEDYPEGVQYLPKADNISLVGGHYLYAGDFSVDKAGYYVIDFKNTSAIDWFVLYLYDSQNTLIAKAEGGIGNDADNPFFMRHGRKFDLPAGQYQLIAEVNSPYYIAQPEPYINRLDAYQKQIRLGDAIVLIGIGIFLAMGIYYGALSFVSSRKTEIFYALFIFSNLLFNSGAHLLLSQVFGWHNFYLVSFPILISNLIYILFVMRLLEIHQAKNKRLYHLGNGALALLALFALYGMLNPNWINEMARFGVWVFLLYGLIAGIGRSMQGSVVARLYLVALSAFIGLASMATIPTTLSSNSINVEHYGLAAIAVEIVLLALVLTYQVGELYRERMNILLRLDRSKKMAHTDAATQIPNRYALEIALASFDQHSSLIYIDMDNLKYYNDRYGHAKGDEMLAMFAKLMLKGLGNNGCIYRVGGDEFAVTCPDGNVTRVELLITRVIEQMQEGGFKDAGASYGVAYMHEVANTSDLKHLADLRMYERKQQRQN from the coding sequence GTGTCTACGTTTTTTTCGTTTGCCCGTTTTAAGACATTGTTGTCGTTGAGCCTGCTGCTGTGGTTGGCATGGTCGACCCATGCCTATGCACAAGTCTCTACAGAGGCGCCAACAATCGACTGGCAGCTTTACAGTATCGATGACAATCAACGCTTTAATGAAGATTACCCTGAAGGCGTTCAATACTTGCCCAAGGCCGATAATATCTCTTTGGTGGGTGGGCACTATCTGTATGCCGGTGACTTCAGTGTCGATAAAGCCGGATACTATGTCATCGACTTTAAAAACACCTCTGCCATCGATTGGTTTGTACTCTATCTTTATGACTCGCAAAACACCTTGATCGCGAAAGCCGAAGGCGGCATAGGTAACGATGCCGACAATCCTTTTTTTATGCGACATGGGCGCAAGTTCGATTTGCCGGCAGGGCAGTATCAGTTGATAGCGGAAGTCAATTCTCCATACTATATCGCCCAACCTGAACCATATATCAATCGTCTCGATGCTTATCAAAAGCAGATTCGCCTGGGCGATGCGATTGTCTTGATCGGCATCGGTATTTTTCTGGCAATGGGCATTTATTATGGCGCTTTGTCTTTTGTCAGCTCACGCAAGACCGAAATTTTTTATGCGTTGTTTATCTTTTCCAATCTGTTATTTAATTCTGGCGCGCATTTGCTTTTGTCCCAGGTTTTCGGCTGGCACAATTTCTACCTGGTGTCGTTTCCCATCCTGATATCCAACCTCATTTATATTCTGTTTGTGATGCGCCTGCTGGAAATCCATCAAGCGAAAAACAAGCGCCTTTATCATTTAGGCAATGGCGCACTGGCCTTATTGGCGCTGTTTGCACTTTACGGCATGCTTAACCCGAACTGGATTAACGAGATGGCGCGTTTCGGTGTTTGGGTGTTTTTATTGTATGGCTTGATTGCCGGGATAGGCCGTTCCATGCAGGGCAGTGTCGTGGCACGTTTATATCTGGTGGCTTTGAGCGCATTTATTGGTCTGGCGAGCATGGCCACCATTCCGACCACTTTGAGTTCGAATAGCATTAATGTCGAACACTATGGTTTAGCCGCCATTGCGGTGGAAATCGTCTTGTTGGCGCTGGTGTTGACCTATCAGGTCGGCGAGTTATATCGCGAGCGCATGAATATATTATTACGTTTGGATCGTAGTAAAAAGATGGCGCATACCGATGCGGCCACACAAATCCCCAACCGTTATGCATTGGAAATCGCTTTGGCGTCATTTGATCAGCACTCGTCGTTGATCTATATCGATATGGATAATCTCAAATATTACAATGACCGTTACGGCCACGCCAAGGGCGATGAAATGCTTGCCATGTTTGCCAAGCTGATGCTTAAAGGCTTGGGCAATAACGGCTGTATTTATCGTGTCGGTGGTGATGAATTCGCCGTGACTTGTCCGGATGGTAATGTAACCCGGGTGGAATTGTTGATCACGAGGGTGATCGAACAGATGCAGGAGGGCGGTTTTAAGGATGCTGGCGCCAGTTATGGGGTCGCCTATATGCATGAGGTCGCCAATACCTCGGATCTAAAGCATCTTGCAGATTTGCGGATGTATGAACGCAAACAGCAGCGCCAGAACTGA
- a CDS encoding rhodanese-like domain-containing protein, producing MCSKSNKLYLVILSLLFSIPAFASEELEVKITDKLAQLEVIHNGKPVVIQRNQDQGNMIDEDFALTSRACPPFCLQPMNLLPGVKTIGELELLELLEKKAKGDKSILVIDSRTPDWVAKGTIPSAINIPWTKLFPQAESYEPFEVEGILSLQFGATLADNIWDFSNAKTLVMFCNGPWCGQSPTNIKALVNLGYPAHKIFWYRGGMQAWQAAGLTTVAP from the coding sequence ATGTGCAGTAAATCCAACAAACTTTACCTAGTCATCCTTTCTCTGTTGTTCTCTATTCCTGCTTTTGCTTCAGAAGAACTCGAGGTTAAAATCACCGATAAACTTGCCCAGCTTGAGGTGATCCATAATGGTAAGCCTGTGGTGATTCAGCGTAATCAAGATCAGGGCAATATGATTGACGAGGACTTCGCCTTGACTTCACGCGCCTGTCCGCCATTTTGCTTACAGCCGATGAATTTGCTACCGGGGGTCAAGACCATCGGTGAGTTGGAGCTGCTCGAATTGCTCGAGAAAAAAGCCAAAGGTGATAAATCGATTCTTGTTATCGATTCACGCACTCCAGACTGGGTCGCCAAAGGTACCATACCGAGTGCGATTAATATTCCTTGGACAAAACTGTTTCCTCAGGCGGAGTCCTATGAGCCGTTTGAAGTCGAGGGGATTTTATCACTGCAGTTCGGTGCGACACTGGCGGATAACATCTGGGATTTTTCCAATGCCAAAACACTGGTCATGTTCTGTAACGGTCCATGGTGCGGCCAATCGCCAACCAATATCAAAGCGTTGGTGAATTTGGGTTATCCGGCACATAAAATCTTCTGGTATCGAGGCGGTATGCAGGCATGGCAGGCCGCCGGCTTGACCACTGTGGCTCCGTAA